DNA from Aggregatimonas sangjinii:
ATAGAAGTCGCTTACAAACCAATCTTCAATAGCGATTTGAACGGTATGCTCTTTGCCATCACCATCTATAAAGTAAGAGCGGAAAGCACCTTTTACTACGTAGTTTCTGTAGTTGCAAACGTAACCAGGTTGGTCAATAAATTGCCGTTTTTTAATCTTGGTTGTACGAATAATGCCAATTAATCGCTCTTTTTCTTCTTCGGAAAGAGTGACATATCGAGCGATATTTTGTAGTATATTATTGTATGTTTCCAAATGGTCTAAGACGGATATTATTGTTTTTTAAATTGACCATAAAGATACATTTATCGAAAAACTTAAAACTTAATCTAGTTCAAGAAACCCGTTCAGCCCATTCCCTTACATGTCTCGAAAAGCTACATTTAGGGAAAAGAACTTCACTATACAGGTTTTGGACACAATCCCCAATTTTGGCTTTCCATTCCCTTAATCCCTACAAACGATTTATTGTGACTCAAATCACATCATACTCTCTTCAATTTCACTATTTTTATAGGTACACATTTTTAAACCCTACCGTAATAATTGAAGGCAGAAAGTCAAATTCTTCGCAATACCTTAAATCAGTTCAATATACTGACAGATGACGAATTTGAGCAATTTCTTAATGTCACTGACCTTCAGCAATTCAAGAAAAAAGAATATCTACTGCGCCAAGGCAATTATCATAGCGGATTGTTCTTTGTAATTGAGGGCGTAGTTGGTCTTTACGAGCTAATGAATGACAAGGAAGTGTATCTTGATTTCTTTCTTACTACCAGTTTTGCAACAGACCTTGAGAGCCTTACCTCACAGACGGTAGCCAGAAAAAACTTGGTGGCACTAGACGATTGTAAAACCTTCTTTTTATCTCGTAAGGAGTTGCTAAAACTATATGACGTTTCCCCTGCATATGAACGTCTCGGGAGAAAAATGCTCGAGCATATAGTAACCCAACAACGCAAACTCACCTCGGTAATAAAAACGCTGTCACCTAAAGAGCAATACGAGTACATAGAAAATAATAGGCCAGAATTACTTCAAATGGTCTCTCTTTCTCATCTAGCATCCTATCTCGGTTTGGCACGCGAAACCTTGAGCCGAATTCGAGCCAAAGGATAAACCTTCTCCTTCTCCCATAGCATTATGTGATTTCAATCACACTTTTTCGCCTTTATAAAAAATAAATTTGTGCTTGTAATCTAAAAACATATTGAGATGAAAAAAATCACATCAATGCTCGTTGCCATTCTATGCCTGAGCGTAATAAGTTGTAAATCACAAAACACAAAAAATGACCCAGCTATGGAAAAAGAAATTAAAGATGTAGTTATCGCTTTCGCGAAAGCGGGAGAAGAAAGAAATATAGCTGCTTACGACGAACTCTTCCACGAAGATTTTAGGGTGATTGCCAACCGATATCCAACGCCGGACAAAACCTCTATAATACCAGCAGCCGGATACATCGCACTTATTACCAAAGGAGTAATAGGCGGAAATAAACTTGAAGTAAAATTTAACGATATAGCTATTGCAGAACACTCGGCTACCGTGCGTGCACATTTTAAGGATGAGAACGGTGGTGGACAATTAGTGACCATATTATTAGTGAAAAATCAAGAGGACAAATGGCAGATGATTGCTGATATGGCTACTCAAATCAAAAAGTGATGAACTTATTTTCGAAATGTATAGTGCTCATAGCATTAATCGCTACATCTATGGCAAACGGACAAAAACTTAAAAATTAAGTGCCCCCGATAACGGCTCCGTCATTTTTGGCGCAGTTTTTTTATATAAAAATGGAAGAAATA
Protein-coding regions in this window:
- a CDS encoding Crp/Fnr family transcriptional regulator; the protein is MKAESQILRNTLNQFNILTDDEFEQFLNVTDLQQFKKKEYLLRQGNYHSGLFFVIEGVVGLYELMNDKEVYLDFFLTTSFATDLESLTSQTVARKNLVALDDCKTFFLSRKELLKLYDVSPAYERLGRKMLEHIVTQQRKLTSVIKTLSPKEQYEYIENNRPELLQMVSLSHLASYLGLARETLSRIRAKG
- a CDS encoding YybH family protein; amino-acid sequence: MKKITSMLVAILCLSVISCKSQNTKNDPAMEKEIKDVVIAFAKAGEERNIAAYDELFHEDFRVIANRYPTPDKTSIIPAAGYIALITKGVIGGNKLEVKFNDIAIAEHSATVRAHFKDENGGGQLVTILLVKNQEDKWQMIADMATQIKK